The Raphanus sativus cultivar WK10039 chromosome 6, ASM80110v3, whole genome shotgun sequence sequence ATCTTCCTTACTGCAAAACCATCTGTGTaatgtgaaaatatatttttcttttcatgctCCATTCACAAAGCAACATGTGATGTCTTTAAGATTTTGATGacttagggcctgactggtgtaaccgcagcggttgcggttgcggttgcgggagtttgcaggtgcgggtggttgcagtttgaagcgttttctagagatttgtacgattggtacagctgttagaaattgttgcgtttgcgggactcttatgactggtaaactaccaaacgcaacatgtgttaaataataatttaacaatatttacattttatgtaattataaaatattaaaaatcctaataatatgataaatataaaatttatattgataaaatcatattattcaattttaaaaatttatagaaaatattttagttttgaatttttataatataaattgaaaatataatatgaatacattttacaatttctattatttcaattgaaaaattttattggatatttttagtattatttttatttattctgtttttaaagaaaaaaaatttaccctcccgcaaccgcccgcaaccgcaaacgctagctggaaccagcttttgattttaagaggttcgaagcggtttgaagcgatttgtagcgttttctgtgattgtttcaaaacgccaacaaccgctatgaaccgcaaaagctgcgtttgcgggtggtagcgggaaaagcAGTCAGCCCCTTAAAAGGTGTACAATATCCTCATGTGTTGTGTTTAAATCCTTTAACTGTGCTTCAACCAACAAAATTCCTTCGACCTTGGCGATGTGTAAAATCTCttatgaattttcatttttgttttcataaacCTTCTTGTTTCTGCTCTTtcaaatataccataatattagtgaaaatttcaaatatataatttatttacaacAAATTAGcacatttataatatttttagttatttttgctGGTTTCAGTGGATAGTTCGGTATTAGGTTCGGATAATAGTAATTTGAAATCCAACAAAGTCAGATATAATGAAATCCAGGATATCTAATCAATCGTCTTAATATTGATTGGATTACCCAAAAAGGAAAAACTAGAGATTCGTAATTATGCACTAGTCAAATGTACTTGTGTGTGAATATGTCTTTTATGTAAGATAATAGCTTGCTGAGTAAGAGACAACCACATGTCATAACACCgcataaacaaaagaaacaaatagagagagagagagagagagagagagagagagagagagaagaattACTTACAGAAAGAAAATATGAATCTGGCTCCGATCTTCTTGGCTTGTTGTGTTTTATCCTCTGTTCTCCCAAGCAACCTTTCACAAGGTAATTATCATACTGAGAATTTCAGTTTGCTCATAGAACTATAGTGTTATCAAATCGCCTTGGTTCCACTCTCTTTTTCTTGTTGTTAATGAATTAGGTGAAGAATTAAGATTGAGCACTGCACAAAGAAAGCCGTGGTGCCCATCGAGAAAACAAGTGTTCAATGGTTCATGCTCAGCGGATGGAGGACAACAGTGTTTAAATGACTTATTAAGTACATGGGATCAAAGTGTAAGGCTCAGCCCAATCTACTGCAATTGCAATCCTAAACCTAAAAACAAGCGTCTCTGCAATTGTCCTAATATGATTTGTCCATAGTAAACATGATTCGCTAACTTTACTTAGGCAGTGGTTATTTTGTTAAATGGCGTATAAGTAGGTATCGGTGTCCGGGTACTTGTTTGGGTTAGGCTTAAGTTTTTTTGGGTTCAGCTTCATAAactccgtttggatattatttCAGTATGAGTTGTTCAGAAATTTTTACATGTCGTatgaaaataaacatataatgaACATCTGATGTacttatttaagttttaaactagatcttgacccgtgcgaccgcacggatattaattttcagttttaggttttatttatttatactaaagagtatatttgtaatatttgatcgttttatattgactaaggtAGGGGTggatatttgggtatccactcgaattcggttaaaatttattcggatttgagtttttttgagtttaaagattctaactctattcGAGTATTTATAacctttggttccggtttgattcagatctttgcggatttgataacccgtttaaactatttttaaattttcaaaatttatatatctttaaatttctctaaatctaaagccaaagtacctaagttaaaaattaaaaataggtttaacttgaatatttggatgaagaataaatatatattttaagtatttttgatgttttgattattgtctATCTACTTTAAATGttaacttttgattattttttatatttcaaatattttaaacaacttaaaataacttatatcttagagattaattcgaaaaatagctaacatattgaagtatataaatatgatttaaatatattcgaatatccaaaatatttcgttcggataaggtttggttatggttctctagataccaagtttggatattatctagtttcggttcaaatttgctaatacttttttcgttcagatttttaaatgaaaaattgatattataatttccagaattgtttgtctaataaaaacatatattttttttttgaatttgacattgatttaatggagaagttaatgaagtgtattaaattcaaatttaattttggaaatcacattaatctaagtggaaaagacaaaacattaaaataggaagtatcaTTTagttgtgtatttaatttaaatataattttagaaaacacattaatctaagtggaaaagacatcattaaaatatgaagtattatttaatgtcagtggcataccattgtaattaaaagtgaaaactaaggggtattttatatgggtacttctcttttaataatatagatatcttatcaaatatatatatatactagaagATGGTCCGCACCTTGTGCGGATTAATATACATccaattaattttaattgtaacataatttttgtaaaatttatatatatgcatgataCTGTAGAGTATTATCATTATATTAACTTATGTAATTTGGAATCAGACActttaacaatatattttaaggtATTTAGATGAACAGATCACTCTCCTCTAAGAATCAGTCTTCTTATATACGAAACCAACATCCTTATAATACTACTAGGCCGACCTTGATGCCATACCATAGTGTTTAGGGGTCAACGTGGGAAATCAACACGTTGTGGAAACGGAATATGTGATTTTCCTAAGAATATTTAGAATAAATAATACTATAGTTgaatttaaagaaataaatgatatccaatatatccaaataataaccaaatcgactgtaaaaaaataaaaacgactagatataacatatttaaaataatatgtttaattaaattaatataatattattaatataaattatgcacacaaattataaaacttaaaattacaaatccacagaaatcaattattataatatatttattttataaatatttatatccgtgcatgagcacgaaAAAATTACGTAGACTGTGTTTTTGCTAGGCGATTATCACGTGCTCGTGCacaaatataaacatttatgaaattattaaattataagaaTTATTAGATATGCatgataaattaaaaaaatcaaagtatAATTATGTTACCATCTTAATTAGATATGTACtttctaaatataatatgtcatatttattgaaatatttatttttttatattgagttagttttattcttttaaactaagcaatgattttttaaaattatgttaaaGTAGAATCATTGTTTCTTAACTTCGAGTAGTTCAGTtcatcttctctctttttttttttatcaattttcaGTTCATCCTCttatttgcatatatatattgtaacttttttatatatgatatatgtagTTTCAGAGAAAATAGGAAAAGTATATCAAATCAAAGTTGTATTAAAACacataatttgaaataaaattcatgcacatttatgaatatataattaaatcatGACAATTGGTTGATTTgatacttcatattttaattagtttggTAATTTATATTTGGTCTATtaggtttttttaaaaataaataaaaatattttattaaaattagactaaaataagaataaccttgttagttatatttttcttagattaaataatatattttgtaagattgtgtataatttgatatatgttgtttttgataaaataaaaaaactgaagTGTTGAGAAATTCATAAGATAATTACACCAAAAACTTATAATCTTTCTCTCCATCAATTTTCTTATATTCAGTTCAGATCAAGCaatattaataagtttaattttCATTCTAACATTGTTTGaattgtttattcagttttcagttaatatttataaaataaaaataaaaatgatagcttatgataaatttttgttacaaaaaattataatcatttAGTCAAACCATCCtcgtaaaaataatattttatctttttattagcctcacatttttaaatatttattttgttttaaagtagTCACACATATATTTCTTTTGGTGAAAATGGTATTAAATAAtcagtttatgttttttaaaattgttttaatcatttgattaaaatataattatattaaaattattatttaacaacaatatctaaattattattatttttttaatttatttttttaaagtatacattaaagtttttatatatttactttttgtttatgttaataaaaataaaaaaaaaataaattttttgtttatatatagaatctatatatatatatatatatatatatatatatatataccgtttattatttatgttctttgttaaaaacgaaatttaagttaaaaactcattaaatttttaataaaaaaaggaaataacaataatattttttattctaaatatattaaaatttgatcaattttcttatttgcatttaggtcGTTAATGTCTTAGATATGTAAACATGTTTTGC is a genomic window containing:
- the LOC130495828 gene encoding defensin-like protein 245 → MNLAPIFLACCVLSSVLPSNLSQGEELRLSTAQRKPWCPSRKQVFNGSCSADGGQQCLNDLLSTWDQSVRLSPIYCNCNPKPKNKRLCNCPNMICP